Proteins encoded by one window of Martelella endophytica:
- the urtB gene encoding urea ABC transporter permease subunit UrtB, protein MSSLYCMRYFRTVFLAFIFILTCASLPSWAADDLEAKINRFATSSGYGQTEEIVKELAATGDSDIVPVLNALSAGDLYYREDDGKVFITRKASSSRNLLLVDPLTGEEAGEVAKRDLEKVGVNNNLRRAIDGAIAGLTLMSDNRNVRLSAARAMMSAPSEDNLALIEQALETEEDGEVSSALEQARAVSILNSGRSIEAKADAIDDIVAIGGRDAISILLSARGSLEPELQDEVDAAQAKIEKRLAFWDAAQNVWYGLSLGSVLLLAAIGLAITFGVMGVINMAHGEMVMIGAYCTFMVQEVIRTSYPGLFDWSLAIALPIAFIVTGAVGLVIERGVIRFLYGRPLETLLATWGVSLILQQAVRTIFGPTNREVGNPSWMSGSFDLGGLMITWSRLWIVLFSLAVFAGLLLLMKRSAFGLQMRAVTQNRRMAASMGIRTPWVDAFTFALGSGVAGLAGVALSQIDNVSPNLGQSYIIDSFMVVVFGGVGNLWGTFVGAFSLGILNKFLEPYAGAVLGKILVLVFIILFIQKRPRGLFALKGRAVES, encoded by the coding sequence ATGTCATCGCTTTATTGCATGCGCTATTTCAGGACTGTCTTTCTAGCATTCATTTTCATTCTGACATGTGCGTCCCTTCCTTCTTGGGCCGCTGACGACCTCGAGGCGAAGATCAACCGGTTCGCCACCTCATCGGGCTATGGCCAGACGGAGGAGATCGTCAAGGAACTCGCCGCCACCGGCGACAGCGACATCGTTCCCGTTCTCAATGCGCTTTCGGCCGGTGATCTCTATTACCGCGAGGACGACGGCAAGGTCTTCATCACCCGCAAGGCGTCATCAAGCCGCAATCTGCTTCTGGTTGATCCGCTGACCGGGGAGGAAGCCGGCGAAGTCGCCAAACGCGACCTCGAAAAGGTCGGCGTCAACAACAACCTCCGCCGCGCGATCGATGGTGCGATCGCCGGGCTGACGCTGATGAGCGACAACCGCAATGTCCGCCTTTCGGCCGCCCGCGCGATGATGAGCGCGCCGAGCGAGGACAATCTCGCCCTGATCGAGCAGGCGCTCGAGACCGAGGAAGACGGCGAGGTTTCTTCCGCGCTGGAACAGGCCCGCGCCGTCTCGATCCTCAATTCCGGTCGCAGCATTGAAGCCAAGGCAGATGCGATCGACGACATCGTCGCCATTGGCGGTCGCGATGCCATCTCCATCCTTCTCTCTGCCCGCGGCAGCCTCGAACCCGAGCTGCAGGACGAGGTGGATGCCGCTCAGGCCAAGATCGAAAAGCGGCTCGCCTTCTGGGATGCTGCTCAGAATGTCTGGTACGGCCTGTCGCTCGGTTCGGTTCTGCTGCTTGCGGCCATCGGCCTTGCCATCACCTTCGGCGTCATGGGCGTCATCAACATGGCTCATGGCGAGATGGTGATGATCGGGGCCTATTGCACCTTCATGGTGCAGGAGGTGATCCGCACCTCCTATCCTGGCCTTTTCGACTGGTCGCTTGCCATCGCCCTGCCGATCGCCTTCATCGTCACCGGTGCCGTCGGCCTCGTCATCGAGCGCGGCGTGATCCGCTTCCTCTACGGCCGCCCGCTCGAAACCCTGCTCGCCACCTGGGGTGTGTCGCTGATCCTGCAGCAGGCGGTGCGCACGATCTTCGGGCCGACCAACCGCGAAGTTGGCAACCCCTCGTGGATGTCCGGCTCGTTCGATCTCGGCGGGCTGATGATCACCTGGTCTCGCCTCTGGATCGTGCTGTTCTCGCTTGCTGTCTTCGCCGGCCTTCTGCTGCTGATGAAGCGCTCCGCCTTCGGCCTGCAGATGCGCGCGGTTACTCAGAACCGTCGCATGGCGGCTTCCATGGGCATCCGCACCCCCTGGGTCGATGCCTTCACCTTCGCGCTCGGCTCCGGCGTCGCCGGCCTTGCCGGCGTGGCGCTGTCGCAGATCGATAACGTCTCGCCCAATCTCGGCCAGTCCTACATCATCGACTCATTCATGGTCGTGGTCTTCGGCGGTGTCGGCAATCTCTGGGGCACCTTCGTCGGCGCCTTCTCGCTCGGCATCCTGAACAAGTTCCTCGAGCCCTATGCCGGCGCTGTGCTCGGCAAGATCCTCGTTCTCGTCTTCATCATCCTCTTCATCCAGAAGCGGCCGCGCGGTCTCTTCGCGCTCAAGGGAAGGGCGGTGGAATCATGA